The Diceros bicornis minor isolate mBicDic1 chromosome 13 unlocalized genomic scaffold, mDicBic1.mat.cur SUPER_13_unloc_1, whole genome shotgun sequence genome includes a window with the following:
- the LOC131401657 gene encoding ral guanine nucleotide dissociation stimulator-like, with amino-acid sequence MASAQSLCKSTWRAGLDCVPALQEKSVGRKRVATGSVFNVLYEQDEADLSASQLAWLGAGDHAYFLQGQLEHPRPIEAELEVSSPELPPAPEPEQRPAPWLDPAPALVPPPMLELEPVSPPSVPPGPEPPPTSAPAPVPAPELEPAGPLAPGRILTPPGEITAEPDPVPEPTCCWDVTSKNLLREEKPDILEFLPRLVAEQLTLIDVVNSEALTAGGVGLPCAMSFPTPAIS; translated from the exons ATGGCCTCTGCTCAATCCCTTTGCAAAAGTacatggagggctgggctggactGTGTCCCGGCCCTTCAAGAGAAGAGTGTCGGCAGGAAGAGAGTCGcgacaggctctgtgttcaacgtGCTGTATGAGCAG gatgaagctgacctctctgcatctcagcttgcctggcttggAGCTGGGGACCACGCCTACTTTCTCCAGggccagctggagcatccaaggcccattgaggcagagctggaag tatcatctccagagctccctccagctccagagccagagcaaaggccagctccatggctagatccagctccagctcttgtTCCACCACCtatgctagagctggagccagtgtcacctccatcagtccctccagggccagagccgccaccaacatcagctccagccccagtgccagctcctgagctggagccagctggaccattggctccagggagaatcctcactccacctggagagataacagcagagccagatccagtcccagagcccacctgctgctgggatgtgaccagcaagaacctgctgagggaggagaagccagaCATCTTGGAGTTCCTTCccaggctggtggcagagcagttgacactgattgaTGTGGTGAACAGCGAAGCGCTCACGGCAGGTGGGgttggccttccctgtgccatgagcttccccacacctgccatttcttga